Sequence from the Microbacterium faecale genome:
TCAGCGGCATCGGCGTCCAGCAGGCGACGGCGACGGTCGCGGAGGTGTCCGAGTGCGTGCTGCCGGCCGGATCCGCGCAGACGGAGTGCGCCGACGACGACCCCGCGACGCCCGCCGCCGAGGCGGGGCTGCGCCCTGGCGACACGATCACCGCGGTCGACGGATCCACCGTATCGAGCTTCGCGGAGGCGTCGGCCCTCATCCGTGAGCGACCCGATGAGACGATCGACGTCGACATCATCCGGGACCGAGAAGCCCGCACGCTGAGGGTCACGCCGATCCTCGCGGAGAACGAGTACGTCGATTCAGACGGCGAGGTCGTCACCGACGACGTCGGCTTCGTCGGCTTCAGCCCGGTGTTCGAGCGCGTGCGTCAACCGGCGTGGGCTGGGGCGCAGGAAGCAGTGCGCAATACGGGTGCCGTCGCGGAGATCGTCGTTCAGTTGCCCGTGAAGCTGTACGACATCGCGGTCGACCTGGTCACGGGCGGGGAGCGGGATCCGGACGGACCGATCAGCGTCGTGGGCGTCGGGCGCATCGCGGGCGAGGTCGCGGCCACCGAAGCGCCGATCGTGGATCGCGTCGCCGTGCTCGTGAACATCTTCGGAGCCCTCAATATCGCGCTGATGGTGTTCAACCTGATCCCGTTGCTGCCGCTCGACGGCGGTCACATCGTGATCGCGCTGTGGGATGGGCTGAAGCGCCTGTTCGCGCGGCTGACGGGACGCCCGGCGCCCAAGCCCGCGGACGCGACGCGCCTCGTGCCCATCACACTCGTGGTCGTCGTCCTCATGATCGCGATGGCAGCGCTGCTGTTCGCCGCCGACATCTTCAACCCCGTGGATCTTTTCGGGCGGTAGCGGGGAATTCGCCGTCGCTCGTCACGCGTAGTGCGGGTAGTCGGGATAGCGGTACCCGACGGACCAGAAGGGCATGAAGCCGTAGTAGCTGACGGTGGCGGCGTAGTGGTCCGGCTCCGCGACCAGCGCAGGATCGTACGATGGCGCGCCGGCGACCTGATCGCGGCTCGGACCGATCCGCACGTCGTCCTCGGTGATGGAGGTGATGGCGTCCACGGGAATCAACGTGGTGTCCTTCCCCATCCCGAGGAAACCGCCGGACTCGACTTCCAGGAATCTCACCTTGCGCTCGTCGGCGTCGATGAGGAGCTCGCCGATCTTGCCGATATCGTTGCCACTGCTGTCTCTGACGTCGCGTCCACGGATGTCCTCTGCGACATCGGCGACGGTCTCGTCCGTCTCACCGAGCTTGATCAATCGACGGTCGGGTTCGGTACTCATCGGAATTCTCCTCCCTTGTGGCATCTTCGCGACCACGGTACTCACGCCGGCAGTTCCCGGGGGAGGGGCTTGACATCGTCTGCGGCGGTCCTCGCCTGTGGCGCGTGCGCGCGCACGTGTGAGCGCGTTGTGAGCGCGCCGTGGTCGACTGCGTCACGACGGCACGGGAGTCTCCTCCTGGCTCCTCCGGCCGTCGTCTCGCAGATCTGTGTCGACCCGAAGGACGCTTACCATGAAACGCACGATCGTGGCCCGGGGAATCGCAACCGCCGCGGCGGCCGGTCTCCTCACCGTCACCCTCACGGGGTGCTTCGCGAATCCGCTCGAGATGATCACCGGTGGATCCGATGATGGCGCGATCCCGAGCGGAGCAGACGAGCTCATTGAGGGAATCACGGGCGGAGGAGTGGACATCGAGTTCGGGAGCATGCCCGACAACTTCCCCGCGGAGGTCCCCGTGGTCTCTGATGACGTGCTCCAGAGCACCTCGATCAACTCCGACGACGGCTCCGGGATGATGGTCGTCGTCTCCGATCCGCGTGGCTTCGATGAACTCGTGCAGCAGGTCCGTGGTGACTTCTCCGGCTGGGACGAGGTCATGTGGACCGAGATGGGGGAGCTCGTCAACGGCACCTTCACCCTCGACGAGTCGCTCACCGTCCAGGTCGGCGTCGCCGAAGCGTCGGAGGGCGAGGACACGACCGTGTCGTACATGGTCTTCCTCGGCGAGTGATGCACGCCGTCGTTCGTGAGATGTGAGCGGTGTGTGAGCGGCGCCTGCGACGGTGAGGCGCCGCGACACCGCAGCTGTGAAGAGAGGACGTGTCCAGTTGAGGACGAAGACCCACCCGCCAGCAGATGAGCCCGCACGCTCGATCAGAATGCCGCTCGCGGTCACCGCCGTGACGGCTCTGGCCGTGCTCGGTCTCGCGCCGGCGGCGCATGCCGATCCCGGGGACGAGATCTCCATGCCCGACGACGTGCTCCGGGAGTGCGTGAACACAGCGCTCTCGCAGAATCCGGCGGACCCGATCACCGAGGGCCAGGCGGCGGGACTGACGATCGTGAACTGCCAGAACGGCGCCGTGACGGATCTGACCGGTATAGAACACATGACGTCGCTCCAGCAGGCGCACCTCGGCAACAACCCGGGGGTCACCGACCTGGCACCGCTTGAAGGGCTGGACCGCCTGTGGTCGGTCGCCATCAGCGGCACCGGCGTGGACGAGTCGGATCTCGAATCACTCGAGACACTGCCCGCCCTCGAGTATCTCGTCGTCTCGTCGAACGGCTTGACGGACGTGAGTTCGCTCGGGACACTCACGGGACTGCGCTTCCTCTACATCAACGACAACGACATCTCCGATGTCAGTCCGCTGGGAAATCTCACCGCATTGGAGCTCCTGCGGCTCGACACGAACGAGATCTCGGACGTCACGGCGCTGTCATCGCTGAGTAGCCTCGAGGAGCTGCACCTCCCGCATAACCATGTCGTCGATCTGAGCCCGCTCGCCGGGCTTCCCCTCACGACCTTCGGTGCGGTCGGTCAGACCGTCGACGTCGGAGACCTTCTCGTGGGCGCGGCCGAGCCCAACCCAGTGCGGGATCGCGCCGGCGCTCCCGTCGCGCTCGACGCCCGCTATGACGCGGGTGCGAACACGTTCACGCCCACGACCCTCGGCCTGGACAGCGTGGGGTGGGACGATGGCAGCGACTTCAACGGAGAGCTGACGTTCACGGCGGTGGAGCAGTCGGCCATGCCAATCCACATGCCCGATGACGCGCTGCGCGCCTGCGTCAACTCCGAGCTTTCACAAGCTGCGGCCGCGGACATCACTGGGGCGCAGGCAGCGGGTGTCTCCGACCTGTACTGCGTCGATGCGGGGGTCGTGGATCTCGAGGGAATCCAGCACCTGACCGGGATGTGGCAGGCGAATCTCGATGGCAACGAGATCGTCGATCTTGCACCGCTCGCCACCCTGGGCGGTCTCGAGGTGCTGTCGCTCAACGAGAACAGCATCGTGGATCTTGCACCGCTCGCCACCCTCGGGAGCCTCGACACGCTGTCGCTCAACGAGAACGACATCGTGGCTGTGCCGGAACTGCCAGCGAGCATCGAGCGACTCACCCTCAGCGAGAACGACATCGCTGATGTGTCGGGACTCGCGAACGTCACCGCGCTGACGGCGCTGTATCTCGAAGACAACGAGCTCACCGACGTCTCGGCCCTGGGCAACCTGGCAAACCTCCAGCTGCTTGCGTTGGGCCACAACGAGATCACAGAGGTCCCCGTGCTCACGCCCGAACTGCGGCACCTGCAGCTCTCGGCGAACGAGATCGCCGACGTGTCGACGCTGTCGGGGCTCACGGGCCTCAACAGTCTCTACCTCGATCAGAACAGGATCGCCGATGTGAGCCCCGTCAGGGACGGGGCGGGATTGGAGTTCTTCCTGGCGACAGGCCAGCAGGCCGACCTGGGCGACATCGTCATCGACGAGCAGGCCGACAACCCGGTGTTCGATCGTGCCGGCGCATCGGTCGCACTCGATGCGCTGTATGACG
This genomic interval carries:
- a CDS encoding PRC-barrel domain-containing protein — translated: MSTEPDRRLIKLGETDETVADVAEDIRGRDVRDSSGNDIGKIGELLIDADERKVRFLEVESGGFLGMGKDTTLIPVDAITSITEDDVRIGPSRDQVAGAPSYDPALVAEPDHYAATVSYYGFMPFWSVGYRYPDYPHYA
- a CDS encoding leucine-rich repeat domain-containing protein, with the translated sequence MPLAVTAVTALAVLGLAPAAHADPGDEISMPDDVLRECVNTALSQNPADPITEGQAAGLTIVNCQNGAVTDLTGIEHMTSLQQAHLGNNPGVTDLAPLEGLDRLWSVAISGTGVDESDLESLETLPALEYLVVSSNGLTDVSSLGTLTGLRFLYINDNDISDVSPLGNLTALELLRLDTNEISDVTALSSLSSLEELHLPHNHVVDLSPLAGLPLTTFGAVGQTVDVGDLLVGAAEPNPVRDRAGAPVALDARYDAGANTFTPTTLGLDSVGWDDGSDFNGELTFTAVEQSAMPIHMPDDALRACVNSELSQAAAADITGAQAAGVSDLYCVDAGVVDLEGIQHLTGMWQANLDGNEIVDLAPLATLGGLEVLSLNENSIVDLAPLATLGSLDTLSLNENDIVAVPELPASIERLTLSENDIADVSGLANVTALTALYLEDNELTDVSALGNLANLQLLALGHNEITEVPVLTPELRHLQLSANEIADVSTLSGLTGLNSLYLDQNRIADVSPVRDGAGLEFFLATGQQADLGDIVIDEQADNPVFDRAGASVALDALYDAGSNTFTPDTLGAGSVGWDDGEAFSGTLAFTVVAAAADPDPEPSPDPEPDPEPSPDPDPEPSPDPEPSPDPEPSPDPQPSPDPEPSPDPEPGPDPAPSPDPAPEPESGPNPEPEPSAQPGPESDDDDEKLAPTDGDTVSALVAGGAFLALAGVGVLLLTRIRRGGEAV
- a CDS encoding M50 family metallopeptidase, whose translation is MTVVLFVVGILAMLIGLAVSIALHELGHILPAKAFGVRVGQYMIGFGPTLWSKQVGETEYGFKALPLGGFISIAGMYPPSPAADGRRRRVWSTLVQDAREQNDETIAEAGDRTLYRQATWKRVVVMLGGPFMNFVLAIVAFSVLLSGIGVQQATATVAEVSECVLPAGSAQTECADDDPATPAAEAGLRPGDTITAVDGSTVSSFAEASALIRERPDETIDVDIIRDREARTLRVTPILAENEYVDSDGEVVTDDVGFVGFSPVFERVRQPAWAGAQEAVRNTGAVAEIVVQLPVKLYDIAVDLVTGGERDPDGPISVVGVGRIAGEVAATEAPIVDRVAVLVNIFGALNIALMVFNLIPLLPLDGGHIVIALWDGLKRLFARLTGRPAPKPADATRLVPITLVVVVLMIAMAALLFAADIFNPVDLFGR